Proteins from one Bos indicus x Bos taurus breed Angus x Brahman F1 hybrid chromosome 19, Bos_hybrid_MaternalHap_v2.0, whole genome shotgun sequence genomic window:
- the HCRT gene encoding orexin produces MNPSSTKVSWATVTLLLLLLLLPPALLSPGAAAQPLPDCCRQKTCSCRLYELLHGAGNHAAGILTLGKRRPGPPGLQGRLQRLLQASGNHAAGILTMGRRAGAEPALRPCSGRRCPSEAASSVAPGGRSGV; encoded by the exons ATGAATCCTTCCTCTACAAAG GTCTCCTGGGCCACCGTGAcgctgctgctcctgctactgTTGCTGCCCCCCGCGCTGCTGTCACCTGGGGCGGCCGCGCAGCCCCTGCCCGACTGCTGCCGTCAGAAGACGTGCTCCTGCCGCCTCTACGAGCTGCTGCACGGAGCGGGCAATCACGCGGCCGGCATCCTCACGCTGGGCAAGCGGCGGCCGGGGCCCCCGGGTCTCCAGGGCCGGCTGCAGCGCCTCCTGCAGGCCAGCGGCAACCACGCGGCAGGCATCCTGACCATGGGCCGCCGCGCAGGCGCAGAGCCAGCGCTGCGCCCCTGCTCCGGCCGCCGGTGTCCCTCTGAGGCCGCCTCGTCCGTGGCTCCTGGGGGACGGTCCGGGGTCTGA